Proteins encoded together in one Flavobacterium keumense window:
- a CDS encoding efflux RND transporter periplasmic adaptor subunit, whose protein sequence is MKKTLHTFALLTLLMGCKETKNEAPTTKEDGLIHVTETQFKSGGMQIANPTEQDFEVSIVTSGKIDVPPQNRAQVTTFIGGYVKSTTLLVGDKVHKGQALVTLESTEFLDIQKDYLEVAEQINYLKSEYERQKTLFNEKISSQKNYLKAESDYRKAKGIYQSLREKLLLLKINPANVEKGKLTSIVTISSPITGDIVVMNANVGMYIAPSDVILEIVDTNHLHLELAVFEKDILKVKVGQKINFTVPEASKEVFPAEVHLVGKSIEGNDRTINVHGHLDESVKQKLLTGMFVEAKIVTHSKKGVAIPTEALITESNKNFVLLLENVKDKVYSFKKVAVSIGEKNKDFVEILPNGIINTSSKILTKGTFDVAN, encoded by the coding sequence ATGAAAAAAACACTACATACTTTTGCTTTACTTACTCTTTTAATGGGGTGTAAAGAAACTAAAAATGAAGCACCAACAACTAAAGAAGACGGTTTAATTCACGTAACTGAAACGCAATTCAAATCGGGAGGAATGCAAATTGCAAATCCAACAGAACAAGATTTTGAGGTAAGTATTGTTACTTCTGGGAAAATTGATGTGCCTCCACAAAACAGAGCTCAAGTTACTACTTTTATTGGTGGTTATGTAAAATCTACTACACTCTTAGTGGGAGACAAAGTACATAAAGGTCAAGCGTTGGTTACTTTGGAAAGCACCGAATTTTTAGATATTCAAAAAGACTATTTGGAAGTAGCCGAACAAATTAACTATCTAAAATCAGAATACGAACGTCAAAAAACATTGTTCAACGAAAAAATCAGTTCGCAAAAAAATTACTTAAAAGCCGAAAGCGATTACCGTAAAGCCAAAGGAATCTATCAAAGTTTAAGAGAAAAATTACTCTTACTAAAAATTAATCCGGCCAATGTAGAAAAAGGAAAATTAACTTCTATCGTTACTATTTCGTCACCAATTACAGGAGATATAGTAGTAATGAATGCTAATGTAGGAATGTATATTGCTCCATCAGACGTGATATTAGAAATTGTAGATACCAACCATTTGCATTTAGAATTGGCGGTTTTTGAGAAAGATATTTTAAAAGTAAAAGTGGGACAGAAAATTAATTTTACAGTTCCAGAAGCATCAAAAGAAGTTTTTCCAGCAGAAGTGCATTTAGTTGGAAAATCAATAGAAGGAAATGACAGGACAATTAATGTTCACGGACATTTAGACGAATCTGTAAAACAGAAATTACTAACAGGAATGTTTGTTGAAGCAAAGATTGTAACACATTCTAAAAAAGGAGTAGCGATTCCTACGGAAGCATTGATTACAGAAAGCAACAAAAATTTTGTACTTTTATTAGAAAATGTCAAAGACAAGGTCTATTCATTTAAAAAAGTAGCGGTTTCCATTGGAGAAAAGAATAAAGATTTTGTTGAAATCCTTCCTAATGGGATTATTAACACTTCTTCAAAGATTTTAACTAAAGGCACTTTCGATGTAGCCAATTAA
- a CDS encoding CusA/CzcA family heavy metal efflux RND transporter, with protein MLEKIIAFSLKNKLIVLLFTLGIFGFGIFSLFQISIGAVPDVTNNQVQVITTSRNLSTQDIEQFITYPVEIEMANLPGVKEIRSISKFGLSVVTIVFEDNLGTYLPRQLIAEKIKSASEKIPEGFGTPEMGPITTGLGEIYQYTLEVKPEFKANYSVTDLRTIQDWVVKRQLSGIKGVVEINTWGGYLKQYEIAISPASLKAINISMSDVFTALEKNNSIAGGAYIEKVNQSYFIRGEGKVKSLEDIENIVVKNTNGTPVYIKNIATVNFGHANRFGAITGNGEGEKVLGQVMMLKGGNSKQVIADVKNRVAEIQKHLPEGVYINGFLERSELVGKTTFTVAENLILGCLIVIFVVVLLLGNWRSGLVVASVIPLCLLFAISLMNIFDIDANLMSLGAIDFGIIIDGTVIIVEFIAFQIVHKSAHLTTLSKEERQLQIDQITFKSASKMMNSAVFGQLIILIVFIPILSLSGIEGKMFKPMAMTFSFALVGAMLFCFTYVPVVSSLFLKPKEESADSFASKLILKLNSWYLPIITWALTNTKKVLYGAFGLLVFAIVLFSTMGGEFIPTLDEGDFVIQPVLKTGTSLTKTIATTTKIEKIILKNFPEVDQVVSRIGAAEVPTDPMSMEESDVIVKLKPKSEWVSAKSKDELADKIKKAVETQIPNMEIEFTQPIEMRFNELVSGTRSDLAVKIFGENLEILAQKAHEIESAIKNVEGASDIIIEKTEGLPQMFVQYDRSKIARYGLNIADLNEMIALSFAGKTVGNVFEGEKRFDMVVRLNETNRHDIEDLKNLYVSTPNGQQIPLSELATIDYTTGPAKISRDNTNRRIVVGINVRNRDLQSVVTDIQKIVDTKIQLPSGYYVKYGGQFENLQSAKARLLIAVPIALFLIFILLYFAFGSIKDALMVYSAIPLSAVGGILFLWIRDLPFSISAGVGFIALFGIAVLNGIVLIEHFKELKHHGMNTMDELIVKGTTNRLRPVLLTAAAAALGFLPMAISSSAGAEVQRPLATVVIGGLFTATILTMIVLPVLFKVFDPKEFKKPKFKMHHKSTYLLLFLLSSTVIMAQNTASERERIVNLALENNKEIKASQLQLEKLKESIQTAYSFDKTNVYYSYDQNNLALNNAPLRVFGVQQRFEFPTVYGAKKNLLASEYEREKARFELQKNKLTLAVSKVYEHIVYLQNQEKRYMYLDSLYQNFSKASKRRFELGETNYLEKITAQAKSGQIQTKKAQIEKDKLAQYEVLNSLVQSEEKVVVSNSQMSLLNTLANSSVKELHLSYLEYITTNYKKQLSLQKQHWLPDITIDYFQGRNTGLTQSLYGFQVGIALPILFTGTTSKIKVAQLDLKSWEQQKQSETQKIERYIDQKKNDLIKYQEAINYYNQYGKILSEEIIKVANLSYKNGEIDFFQYIQSLENGTNIQVDYLDTLLQYNTTKLELYYPNF; from the coding sequence ATGCTCGAGAAAATCATAGCTTTTAGTTTAAAAAACAAATTAATAGTATTACTATTCACTCTTGGAATATTTGGTTTTGGAATTTTCTCTTTATTCCAAATCTCAATTGGAGCTGTCCCCGATGTAACCAATAATCAAGTTCAAGTTATTACGACATCTCGCAATCTTTCCACGCAAGATATTGAGCAATTTATTACCTATCCTGTAGAGATAGAAATGGCCAATTTACCAGGTGTGAAAGAAATTCGTTCAATTTCAAAATTTGGGTTGTCAGTGGTAACGATTGTTTTTGAAGACAATTTAGGAACTTATTTACCAAGACAATTAATTGCCGAGAAAATAAAATCGGCTTCTGAAAAAATTCCAGAAGGTTTTGGTACGCCTGAGATGGGACCTATTACAACAGGTTTAGGAGAAATATACCAATATACCTTAGAAGTTAAACCTGAATTTAAAGCCAATTATTCGGTTACTGATTTAAGAACTATTCAAGATTGGGTTGTGAAACGTCAATTGTCTGGAATTAAAGGAGTAGTTGAAATTAATACTTGGGGAGGTTATTTAAAACAATATGAAATTGCGATTAGTCCAGCCAGCTTAAAAGCGATAAACATTAGCATGAGCGATGTATTTACTGCTTTAGAAAAAAACAATAGTATAGCAGGAGGAGCTTATATTGAGAAAGTAAATCAAAGTTATTTCATTCGTGGTGAAGGAAAAGTAAAATCATTAGAAGATATTGAAAATATCGTAGTAAAAAACACCAATGGAACACCGGTATATATTAAAAATATTGCAACAGTAAACTTTGGCCACGCTAACCGATTTGGAGCTATTACTGGTAATGGAGAAGGGGAGAAAGTATTAGGACAAGTAATGATGTTAAAAGGAGGAAATTCTAAACAAGTGATTGCTGATGTTAAAAATAGAGTAGCCGAAATCCAAAAACATTTACCAGAAGGCGTGTATATCAACGGATTTTTGGAACGAAGTGAATTGGTAGGAAAAACGACTTTTACAGTGGCGGAGAATTTAATTCTAGGGTGCTTAATTGTAATTTTTGTAGTGGTTTTGTTATTAGGGAATTGGCGTTCAGGCTTAGTGGTGGCATCCGTTATACCACTTTGTTTATTATTTGCTATTTCCTTAATGAATATTTTTGATATTGATGCCAATTTGATGAGTTTAGGAGCTATTGATTTTGGAATTATTATCGATGGCACGGTAATTATTGTTGAATTTATTGCTTTTCAAATCGTTCACAAATCAGCACATTTGACAACTCTTTCAAAAGAAGAACGTCAACTACAAATTGACCAAATTACTTTTAAAAGTGCCTCTAAAATGATGAACTCGGCTGTTTTTGGACAGTTGATAATTTTGATCGTTTTCATACCTATTTTGTCTTTATCTGGAATAGAAGGAAAGATGTTCAAACCTATGGCCATGACCTTTAGTTTTGCCTTAGTTGGAGCCATGCTTTTTTGTTTTACGTATGTTCCAGTAGTTTCTTCATTATTTTTAAAACCGAAAGAAGAAAGTGCTGATTCTTTTGCAAGCAAATTGATTTTGAAACTAAATTCATGGTACTTGCCCATTATTACTTGGGCTTTAACCAATACTAAAAAAGTATTGTACGGGGCATTTGGTCTTTTAGTTTTCGCAATCGTATTGTTCTCTACTATGGGAGGAGAATTTATACCCACCTTAGACGAAGGTGACTTTGTTATCCAGCCTGTTTTAAAAACTGGTACTTCTTTAACAAAAACAATCGCAACGACCACCAAAATTGAAAAAATCATCTTGAAAAATTTCCCAGAAGTAGATCAAGTAGTTAGTAGAATTGGTGCTGCCGAAGTCCCAACTGACCCAATGTCTATGGAAGAAAGCGATGTTATTGTAAAACTAAAACCTAAATCAGAATGGGTGTCAGCGAAATCCAAAGATGAATTGGCTGATAAAATCAAAAAGGCGGTCGAAACTCAAATTCCGAATATGGAAATTGAATTTACACAACCCATCGAAATGCGTTTTAACGAATTAGTTTCCGGGACACGGTCGGATTTGGCAGTAAAGATTTTTGGAGAAAATCTAGAAATTTTGGCACAAAAAGCACACGAAATAGAAAGTGCTATTAAGAATGTGGAAGGAGCATCTGACATCATTATAGAAAAAACAGAGGGTTTACCTCAAATGTTTGTGCAATACGATCGTTCTAAAATTGCACGTTATGGATTGAATATTGCTGATTTGAACGAAATGATTGCTTTAAGTTTTGCTGGAAAAACAGTAGGCAATGTATTTGAGGGAGAAAAACGTTTTGACATGGTAGTACGTCTTAATGAAACGAATAGACACGATATTGAGGATTTGAAAAACCTATATGTGTCGACTCCAAACGGTCAACAAATTCCGTTAAGTGAATTGGCTACTATTGATTATACTACGGGTCCTGCAAAGATTTCGAGAGATAATACCAATCGTAGAATTGTAGTGGGAATTAACGTAAGGAATCGCGATTTACAAAGTGTTGTAACAGATATTCAGAAAATTGTTGATACTAAAATTCAACTTCCATCTGGCTATTATGTGAAGTATGGTGGGCAATTTGAAAACCTTCAAAGTGCCAAAGCGCGATTACTTATAGCAGTGCCAATTGCCTTATTTTTAATATTTATTCTATTGTATTTTGCATTTGGATCCATAAAAGATGCTTTAATGGTGTATTCGGCAATACCGCTTTCGGCAGTAGGAGGAATTTTATTTTTATGGATTCGTGATTTGCCGTTTAGTATTTCAGCAGGTGTTGGTTTTATTGCACTTTTTGGAATTGCAGTTTTAAACGGAATCGTTTTAATTGAACATTTTAAAGAACTCAAACACCACGGAATGAATACTATGGATGAATTAATTGTAAAAGGTACTACCAATAGATTGCGTCCTGTATTATTAACAGCGGCAGCGGCAGCATTAGGATTTTTGCCCATGGCTATTTCTTCTTCAGCAGGAGCCGAAGTGCAACGTCCATTAGCAACAGTAGTAATTGGAGGTTTATTCACAGCCACAATTTTGACAATGATTGTTTTACCAGTTCTTTTTAAAGTGTTTGACCCAAAAGAGTTTAAGAAACCTAAATTTAAAATGCATCATAAATCAACCTATCTACTGCTATTCTTGTTGAGTTCTACAGTTATAATGGCACAAAATACGGCTTCAGAACGAGAACGTATTGTCAATTTAGCATTAGAAAATAATAAAGAAATCAAGGCTTCGCAATTACAATTAGAAAAATTAAAAGAATCGATTCAAACGGCCTATTCTTTTGATAAAACCAATGTATATTACAGTTACGACCAAAATAATTTAGCGCTAAACAACGCTCCATTACGAGTATTTGGAGTACAACAACGATTTGAGTTTCCTACGGTTTATGGTGCAAAGAAAAACCTTCTTGCTTCAGAGTATGAAAGAGAAAAAGCCCGATTTGAGTTGCAAAAAAACAAATTAACTTTGGCTGTTTCTAAAGTATATGAACATATTGTTTACCTCCAAAATCAGGAAAAACGCTATATGTATTTGGATAGTTTGTATCAAAATTTTTCTAAAGCAAGTAAGCGCCGTTTTGAATTGGGTGAAACTAATTATTTAGAAAAAATTACGGCTCAAGCAAAATCAGGACAAATTCAAACCAAAAAAGCTCAAATTGAAAAAGATAAATTAGCACAATATGAAGTGCTTAATTCGTTAGTTCAATCAGAAGAAAAAGTGGTAGTTTCAAATAGCCAAATGAGTCTGCTAAATACTTTAGCAAATAGTTCAGTGAAAGAACTTCATTTGTCTTATTTAGAGTATATTACAACAAATTATAAAAAACAATTAAGCCTACAAAAACAACATTGGTTACCAGATATTACTATTGATTATTTCCAAGGTAGAAATACAGGGTTAACACAATCATTATATGGATTTCAAGTTGGGATTGCTTTGCCAATTTTATTTACAGGAACTACTTCTAAAATTAAAGTAGCACAATTGGATTTGAAAAGTTGGGAACAACAAAAACAATCTGAAACACAAAAAATTGAGCGTTATATTGACCAGAAGAAAAATGATTTAATTAAGTACCAAGAGGCTATTAATTACTACAATCAATACGGAAAAATATTATCTGAAGAAATTATCAAAGTAGCTAATTTGAGCTATAAGAACGGAGAAATTGATTTTTTTCAATACATTCAAAGTTTAGAAAATGGAACGAATATTCAAGTTGATTATTTAGATACATTGTTACAATACAACACTACCAAATTAGAATTGTATTACCCTAATTTTTAA
- a CDS encoding sensor histidine kinase translates to MQQLSFKNRIASHYIITTALLIAVVFFVIYFSVRFSVYSHISDDIQSESAKHLTEISVNNNDFHLLHKNEWLEREHNTIDVNPVFVQFIDENKKLVEKSPNLKRSNLRFNSQISSGQLYDYKLDGKLIRQTQLPIYQEKSIVGYVMVAMSLENAQMVLRDLLEVLLIAYPSILGVLFLIARIIAGRSIKPINTIMTTSDAITKDNLKSRIVLPKTKDELYVLSKTINNLLDRLENAIEREKQFTSDASHELRTPLTVIKGTLEVLTRKPRTPQEYEDKINFCITEVNHLNHLVDQLLLLARYENEKQSLKIESVYLNALFLEVIARQSVLIESKGITITTLFKDDFYCESDQHLLAIIINNLISNALKYSKENGVIEIELRQNLHLIECTISDSGIGIPKADLEKVFQPFFRSNAITISPDIKGVGIGLSIVQRLCSLLSIEVKITSEENIGTQVNLSFLSKDLSNS, encoded by the coding sequence ATGCAACAACTTTCTTTTAAAAATCGAATCGCATCACATTATATTATTACCACTGCTTTGCTGATTGCAGTTGTTTTTTTTGTTATCTATTTTAGTGTACGGTTCAGTGTTTATAGTCATATCAGTGATGATATACAATCAGAATCGGCCAAACATTTAACGGAGATTTCCGTTAATAATAATGATTTTCATTTACTTCATAAGAATGAATGGCTAGAAAGAGAACACAATACCATAGATGTGAATCCTGTTTTTGTTCAGTTTATCGATGAAAACAAAAAATTAGTTGAAAAGTCACCCAATTTGAAACGTAGTAATCTTAGATTTAATTCTCAAATTTCTTCAGGTCAATTGTATGATTATAAATTAGACGGAAAATTGATTCGCCAAACACAATTACCTATTTATCAAGAAAAAAGTATTGTAGGATATGTAATGGTAGCCATGTCATTAGAAAATGCCCAAATGGTTCTTCGTGATTTATTAGAAGTATTATTAATTGCATATCCTTCTATTTTAGGGGTTTTGTTTTTAATTGCACGAATCATTGCAGGAAGAAGTATTAAACCCATCAATACTATAATGACAACTTCTGATGCTATCACTAAAGACAATTTAAAGTCGCGAATAGTATTACCAAAAACAAAAGATGAATTGTATGTTTTATCAAAAACAATTAATAATTTATTGGATCGTTTAGAGAATGCAATTGAACGCGAGAAACAATTTACCTCTGATGCATCTCATGAGTTAAGAACTCCCTTAACGGTTATAAAAGGAACTTTGGAGGTTTTAACCAGAAAGCCAAGAACGCCCCAAGAGTATGAAGATAAAATTAATTTTTGCATTACTGAGGTCAATCATCTCAACCATCTAGTTGATCAATTATTGTTGTTAGCACGGTACGAAAATGAAAAACAATCCCTAAAAATTGAGTCGGTCTATTTGAATGCTTTATTTTTGGAAGTCATAGCAAGACAGTCCGTTTTAATCGAATCAAAAGGAATTACTATAACAACTTTGTTTAAAGATGATTTTTATTGTGAATCAGATCAGCATTTACTTGCTATAATTATCAATAACTTAATTTCAAATGCGCTAAAATATTCTAAAGAAAATGGAGTAATTGAAATTGAACTGAGGCAAAATTTACATCTAATAGAATGTACCATTTCTGACTCAGGTATTGGAATACCTAAGGCCGATTTAGAAAAAGTATTTCAACCCTTTTTCCGTTCTAACGCAATTACAATTTCACCAGATATAAAGGGGGTTGGAATTGGGTTGTCTATAGTACAACGATTGTGTTCTTTGCTTTCAATTGAAGTAAAAATAACTAGTGAAGAAAATATTGGTACCCAAGTTAACTTATCGTTTCTAAGTAAAGACTTAAGTAATTCTTAA
- a CDS encoding response regulator transcription factor, with amino-acid sequence MRILLVEDEVGIIQFLQQGLEEEGYSITTASNGEAALQLLLENNFDLVLLDWMLPKITGIEVCREFRKKNKTTPIIFLTAKDTVQETIEGLQAGANDYVKKPFSFDELVARIKIHFRNQETQVLNLGSIEINLSNRLVYVNNQEVTLTHREFELLCYLVKNKGKVCTRTQIIEEVWDIHFDYDTGVIDVFMNSIRKKLNIKKEEDCIKTIRGVGYIAND; translated from the coding sequence ATGCGCATATTACTTGTAGAAGATGAAGTTGGAATCATTCAATTCTTACAGCAAGGATTGGAAGAGGAGGGTTATAGTATTACTACTGCATCAAATGGAGAGGCAGCTTTACAACTACTTTTAGAAAATAATTTCGATTTAGTTTTATTGGACTGGATGTTGCCCAAAATAACTGGTATTGAGGTTTGTAGAGAATTTCGTAAAAAAAATAAAACTACACCTATTATTTTTTTGACCGCAAAGGATACCGTTCAAGAAACTATTGAAGGTCTTCAGGCAGGTGCTAATGACTATGTTAAAAAACCATTTAGTTTTGATGAATTAGTAGCACGAATTAAAATTCATTTTCGAAATCAAGAAACACAGGTTTTAAATTTAGGTAGCATCGAAATAAATCTCAGTAATCGTTTGGTTTATGTTAACAATCAAGAAGTAACTTTGACGCATCGTGAATTTGAATTGCTATGTTATTTAGTTAAAAATAAAGGAAAAGTTTGTACACGGACCCAAATAATAGAAGAGGTTTGGGACATTCATTTTGACTACGACACAGGAGTAATCGATGTTTTTATGAATTCCATTCGCAAGAAATTAAATATAAAAAAAGAAGAAGATTGTATCAAAACTATTCGTGGAGTAGGATACATCGCAAATGACTAA
- a CDS encoding DUF3570 domain-containing protein — translation MKKHTTILFLFCITCIYSQGSKQPTFKKRVLESTEIDFLASYYQQDGSKSAVGGGIGSEKLTDIASNITIAMPLNDDDVLTIDAGISAYSSASSSNINPFNASGASGSNNSGASGGDDDDDDKRANTKSTSATGPYGSPWQASSGASKSDELVSVMANYSHSSDSRNFIWNADVSFSNEYDYTSAGFGGGIAALFNEKNTEINIKVNVYLDQWRPIYPTELHEYSKYGTNFLNQGYFSGVTVYNENGISATETYLPTKFKDLALTNRNSYSASFGFSQILTKRFQFSVFFDVLQQQGLLSTPYHRIYFADKTNFFIGQPQYIANYENTTNTGVFKLADDIERLPNTRFKLPIGARINYYINEYLVLRTYYRYYSDDWDIQAHTASVELPFKLSDKFTVFPTFRYYKQTASKFYAPYEMHLSSEQFYTSDPDLANFGTKQLGFGINYTDIFASAKIWQFGLKNVDFRFHQYKRSDKLKASIATIAFKFIMQ, via the coding sequence ATGAAAAAACATACGACGATTTTGTTTCTGTTTTGTATAACTTGTATTTATTCGCAAGGAAGTAAGCAACCCACATTCAAAAAAAGGGTTTTAGAAAGTACCGAAATTGATTTTTTAGCCAGTTATTACCAACAGGATGGATCTAAATCAGCTGTTGGTGGTGGAATTGGTTCAGAAAAACTAACAGATATTGCTTCTAATATTACCATAGCAATGCCTTTGAATGATGATGATGTTTTGACAATAGATGCTGGAATTTCTGCTTACTCATCAGCTTCATCAAGTAATATTAATCCATTTAATGCATCTGGAGCTTCGGGGTCTAATAATTCAGGAGCTTCAGGTGGCGACGATGACGATGACGACAAAAGAGCTAATACTAAATCAACTTCAGCTACAGGGCCATATGGATCCCCTTGGCAGGCATCTTCGGGAGCCTCCAAAAGCGATGAATTAGTTTCTGTAATGGCTAATTACAGTCATAGTAGTGATTCTAGAAATTTTATTTGGAATGCAGATGTATCATTCTCTAATGAATATGATTACACCTCTGCTGGATTTGGTGGAGGAATTGCCGCGCTTTTTAATGAAAAAAACACAGAGATAAATATAAAAGTCAACGTGTATTTAGATCAATGGCGTCCTATTTATCCAACGGAATTACATGAATATTCAAAATATGGTACTAACTTTTTAAATCAAGGTTATTTTAGCGGAGTAACTGTTTACAATGAAAACGGGATTTCAGCTACAGAAACGTATCTTCCTACTAAATTTAAGGATTTAGCTTTGACGAATAGAAATTCCTATTCGGCTTCATTTGGATTTTCTCAAATACTAACTAAACGATTTCAGTTTTCTGTTTTCTTTGATGTTCTCCAACAACAAGGATTATTATCAACACCATATCATCGTATCTATTTTGCTGATAAAACTAATTTTTTTATTGGTCAACCGCAATATATTGCTAATTATGAAAACACTACTAATACAGGTGTATTCAAATTAGCTGATGATATAGAGCGATTACCTAATACCCGTTTTAAATTACCTATTGGAGCTCGTATTAATTATTATATCAATGAATATTTGGTTTTACGTACGTATTACAGGTATTATTCAGATGATTGGGATATTCAAGCGCATACAGCTAGTGTAGAATTGCCGTTTAAATTATCGGATAAATTCACTGTATTTCCAACATTTCGGTATTATAAACAAACAGCATCCAAGTTTTATGCACCTTACGAAATGCATCTTTCTTCGGAACAATTTTACACATCTGATCCAGATTTAGCTAACTTTGGTACCAAGCAGTTGGGTTTTGGAATTAATTACACTGATATTTTTGCTTCAGCCAAAATTTGGCAATTTGGACTTAAAAATGTTGATTTTAGATTCCATCAATATAAACGAAGTGATAAACTTAAGGCAAGCATAGCAACAATTGCTTTCAAATTTATTATGCAATAA
- a CDS encoding DUF4266 domain-containing protein has product MKNISLALFILLLMQSCTIVKEYEKEKINDVDMKLAARTAEKYETTFQVYREAAAGANGGKSGGGCGCN; this is encoded by the coding sequence ATGAAAAATATAAGCTTAGCCTTGTTTATTCTTTTATTAATGCAGTCTTGCACTATTGTTAAAGAATATGAAAAAGAAAAAATCAATGATGTCGATATGAAATTAGCCGCACGAACAGCTGAAAAATATGAAACAACTTTTCAAGTTTATAGAGAAGCTGCCGCTGGAGCCAATGGAGGAAAATCGGGTGGCGGATGTGGTTGCAACTAA
- a CDS encoding FAD:protein FMN transferase: protein MKIVLSFLALVVSFSLFAQAEYKRKISMLGSPFEITVVAKDSVEAKKYIDLAIAEVKRIENQISDWIPTTQISLVNKNAGIQAVKVDSEVFDLVERAIKISEITEGAFDITYASMDKIWKFDGSMTSMPSEEMIKKSVAKIGYKNIVLDKSNQTIFLKLAGMKLGLGGIGQGYIADKVKDVLLANGCKSGIVNVSGDINAWGRQSNNKQWTVGIINPMNKNKVFATFPLENSAVETSGSYEKFVVFNGIRYSHIIDPRTGYPAQGVVSVSVFAKQTEIADALATGIFVLGVEVGLDLVNQLKGIECIIVDDKGKIHASKGIDIKKYNK, encoded by the coding sequence ATGAAAATAGTACTTTCGTTTTTAGCCCTAGTTGTTAGTTTTTCACTGTTTGCTCAAGCAGAGTATAAGAGAAAAATATCCATGTTGGGTAGTCCATTTGAAATTACAGTAGTAGCTAAAGATTCTGTTGAAGCTAAAAAGTATATAGATTTAGCCATTGCTGAAGTAAAACGTATTGAAAATCAAATATCCGATTGGATTCCAACTACCCAAATTTCATTAGTAAACAAAAATGCAGGTATTCAAGCTGTGAAAGTAGACTCAGAAGTTTTTGATTTAGTAGAAAGAGCCATTAAAATTTCTGAAATAACAGAAGGTGCTTTTGATATTACCTATGCTTCAATGGATAAAATTTGGAAATTTGATGGTAGCATGACTTCTATGCCTTCTGAAGAAATGATAAAAAAATCGGTGGCTAAAATTGGGTATAAAAACATTGTTTTGGATAAATCCAATCAAACAATTTTCTTGAAACTAGCAGGAATGAAATTAGGTCTTGGTGGTATTGGACAAGGTTATATTGCTGATAAAGTCAAGGATGTACTATTAGCTAACGGGTGTAAGTCAGGTATTGTAAACGTATCCGGAGATATTAATGCGTGGGGAAGACAAAGTAATAATAAACAATGGACAGTAGGTATCATAAATCCAATGAACAAAAATAAGGTTTTTGCTACTTTCCCTCTAGAAAATAGTGCAGTTGAGACTTCAGGGAGTTATGAAAAATTCGTAGTATTCAACGGAATCCGTTATTCACATATCATTGACCCAAGAACAGGTTATCCGGCACAAGGAGTGGTGAGTGTTTCAGTATTTGCCAAACAAACCGAAATTGCTGATGCTTTAGCCACAGGGATCTTTGTCTTGGGAGTTGAAGTGGGATTAGATTTAGTGAACCAATTAAAAGGAATTGAATGTATCATTGTCGATGATAAAGGAAAAATTCATGCTTCAAAAGGAATTGACATTAAAAAATATAACAAATGA
- a CDS encoding thioredoxin family protein yields the protein MKKTVLFLLFFTAFGYSQNWKPSFEEAQNQALAENKNIVLVFSGSDWCAPCIKLDKTVWQSAEFKKESETNWVIYKADFPKKKVNQLNPILTEANKKLAGLYNPSGNFPLVLLLDKSGAVLGIEGYKNISATEYIQLIHSFEKK from the coding sequence ATGAAAAAGACAGTATTATTTCTATTATTTTTTACAGCCTTTGGATATTCTCAAAATTGGAAGCCTTCTTTTGAAGAAGCACAAAATCAAGCTTTAGCTGAAAATAAGAATATCGTTTTAGTTTTTTCGGGTTCAGATTGGTGTGCACCTTGTATAAAATTAGATAAAACCGTTTGGCAATCTGCTGAGTTTAAAAAAGAATCAGAGACTAATTGGGTAATTTATAAAGCTGACTTTCCGAAGAAAAAGGTTAATCAGTTAAATCCAATTCTAACTGAGGCTAATAAAAAATTGGCTGGGCTATATAATCCCTCGGGTAATTTTCCTTTAGTCCTTTTGTTAGATAAATCAGGAGCTGTTTTAGGGATTGAAGGATACAAAAATATTTCAGCAACTGAATATATTCAACTCATTCATTCATTCGAGAAAAAATGA